From a single Hymenobacter sp. YIM 151500-1 genomic region:
- a CDS encoding TldD/PmbA family protein: protein MAILTQDEAQTILKKVLSFSKADECQASLQGRVTGNIRYARNTVNTAGSTDNVSLAVESRFGKRSGVATCNQFDDATLRNCVQRAEEIARLAPEDPEYMPLLGPQQYLTPNSFSARTAAITPDFRAQVAQDSIALSSGKQLTAAGYLEDGSTFQALRNSKGLEAYQQGTNVDFSVTVRTPDGTGSGYAVADFTDASQFDARKLTQIAVDKAAGSRNAKALEPGKYTVILEPAALVSDEGLLNNLVYNFGAREADEGRSFLSKKGGGNRKGEKLFDSRISIYSDPLNAQAPGSVFDGEGLPVKRINWVEKGVVKNLYYSRYWAEKTGQQPTAFSGNFIMEGGTQSVQDLIKSTAKGILVTRLWYIRDVDPQTLLFTGLTRDGTFFIENGKIKFPIKNFRFNESPVIMLNNIEAIGRPQRLGGNLVPPLKIRDFTFTSLSDAV, encoded by the coding sequence ATGGCAATACTTACCCAAGACGAAGCCCAGACCATCCTCAAAAAGGTGCTCAGCTTCAGTAAGGCCGATGAGTGCCAGGCCAGCTTGCAGGGCCGCGTTACCGGCAACATCCGCTACGCCCGCAACACGGTAAACACGGCCGGCTCCACCGACAATGTGTCGCTGGCGGTGGAGTCGCGGTTTGGCAAACGCTCGGGCGTGGCCACCTGTAACCAGTTCGACGATGCCACCTTGCGCAACTGCGTGCAGCGGGCCGAGGAAATTGCCCGCCTTGCCCCGGAAGACCCCGAGTACATGCCCCTGCTCGGGCCCCAGCAGTACCTGACGCCCAACTCCTTCTCGGCGCGCACGGCCGCCATTACCCCCGACTTCCGCGCCCAGGTGGCCCAGGACAGCATTGCCCTCAGCTCGGGTAAGCAGCTTACCGCCGCCGGCTACCTCGAAGACGGCTCCACCTTCCAGGCCCTGCGCAACAGCAAGGGGCTAGAAGCCTACCAGCAGGGCACCAACGTGGACTTCTCCGTGACGGTGCGCACGCCCGACGGCACCGGCTCGGGCTACGCCGTGGCCGACTTCACCGACGCCAGCCAGTTCGACGCCCGCAAGCTGACGCAGATTGCCGTGGACAAAGCCGCCGGCTCGCGCAACGCCAAAGCCCTGGAGCCGGGCAAGTACACCGTCATCCTGGAGCCGGCCGCGCTGGTGTCGGACGAGGGGCTGCTGAACAATTTGGTGTACAACTTCGGGGCGCGGGAAGCCGACGAGGGCCGCTCGTTTTTGAGCAAGAAGGGTGGCGGCAACCGCAAAGGCGAAAAGCTGTTCGACTCGCGCATCAGCATCTACTCCGACCCGCTCAACGCCCAGGCGCCCGGCTCCGTGTTCGACGGAGAAGGCCTGCCCGTAAAGCGCATCAACTGGGTGGAGAAAGGCGTGGTGAAGAACCTCTACTACAGCCGCTACTGGGCCGAGAAAACCGGCCAGCAGCCCACGGCCTTCTCCGGCAACTTCATCATGGAAGGCGGCACCCAGAGCGTGCAGGACCTCATCAAGAGCACCGCCAAAGGCATCCTGGTCACGCGCCTGTGGTACATCCGCGACGTCGACCCGCAGACGCTGCTGTTCACCGGCCTCACCCGCGACGGCACCTTCTTCATCGAGAACGGCAAAATCAAGTTTCCCATCAAGAACTTTCGCTTCAACGAAAGCCCGGTCATCATGCTCAACAACATCGAGGCCATCGGCCGCCCCCAGCGCCTGGGCGGCAACCTGGTGCCCCCGCTAAAAATCCGGGACTTCACGTTTACGAGTTTGTCGGACGCAGTGTAG
- a CDS encoding four helix bundle protein, producing the protein MLQPQLSDNPVTRLSFELSLQVMEFVEEMERARRFVLAQQVLRSATSVGASIRESQHAESRADFIHKCKVAAKEAEETEYWLLLCQHAPSYPTPSAAVFDTLQQVRCASS; encoded by the coding sequence ATGCTTCAGCCACAGCTGTCTGACAATCCGGTTACGCGGCTCTCATTTGAGCTGTCGTTGCAGGTGATGGAGTTTGTAGAGGAAATGGAACGGGCTCGGCGCTTTGTGCTGGCGCAACAGGTGCTACGCAGCGCTACTTCGGTGGGGGCCAGCATCCGCGAATCCCAGCACGCCGAAAGTCGGGCTGACTTCATCCACAAGTGCAAAGTGGCGGCTAAAGAGGCAGAAGAAACGGAGTACTGGCTTCTCCTCTGCCAACATGCTCCTTCCTATCCAACGCCATCTGCTGCTGTGTTCGACACCTTACAGCAAGTGCGGTGCGCCTCCTCCTAG
- a CDS encoding carboxypeptidase-like regulatory domain-containing protein yields MYNHNTAMRATVYPENEPFDPITGDLLPEYRDAYLQGRLSPGLTQTIEAYLKRSPVQRGVVLGRYHELADEARRQGGTFVAPQWVQQQLIFQPTVSRMGPLRRPVVRVATGMFLALSVASVVQWIRNEPLVPAPVVAAVTRAATSASEATQRFVEQFTEAPVAETDTLMPAMPERVRRAVAVTKVTQRRPEPEPETLPLREAAIAPLSADSTTNALPKALPSTAGSSNSVTPSTATPVNAMPAPDGTVRGRITDERGRPLVGATVLVQGTQLAASTDASGEYKLDVPAGVTLQFGYGGYSDYMLYNAGPGTFNVRLQRSVTASRDIDR; encoded by the coding sequence TTGTACAATCATAATACTGCCATGCGCGCCACGGTGTATCCCGAAAACGAGCCCTTCGACCCCATTACCGGGGACCTGCTGCCTGAGTACCGCGACGCCTATTTGCAGGGCCGTTTGTCGCCGGGACTAACCCAAACCATCGAAGCGTACTTGAAGCGCAGCCCCGTGCAGCGAGGGGTGGTGCTGGGCCGCTACCACGAGTTGGCCGACGAGGCCCGGCGGCAGGGCGGCACGTTTGTAGCCCCGCAGTGGGTGCAGCAGCAGCTCATCTTCCAGCCCACCGTGTCCCGGATGGGGCCGTTGCGGCGGCCGGTGGTGCGGGTGGCAACGGGAATGTTTCTGGCTCTGAGTGTAGCCAGCGTAGTGCAGTGGATTCGGAACGAGCCCCTGGTGCCGGCGCCGGTAGTGGCCGCCGTTACGCGGGCGGCTACCTCCGCCAGCGAGGCTACCCAGCGTTTCGTGGAGCAGTTTACGGAAGCACCCGTTGCCGAAACGGACACGCTGATGCCAGCAATGCCCGAGCGGGTGCGCCGCGCAGTGGCAGTCACGAAAGTGACTCAGAGACGCCCGGAGCCTGAGCCGGAAACCCTGCCCCTGCGCGAAGCTGCTATAGCCCCCTTGTCTGCCGACTCCACGACCAATGCCTTGCCCAAGGCGCTGCCCTCTACAGCCGGGTCAAGCAACTCGGTTACGCCAAGCACTGCCACCCCGGTAAACGCTATGCCGGCTCCCGACGGTACGGTGCGCGGCCGCATCACCGATGAGCGGGGCCGGCCACTGGTGGGGGCTACCGTGCTGGTGCAGGGCACGCAGCTAGCCGCCAGCACCGACGCCAGCGGCGAGTACAAGCTGGATGTGCCTGCCGGCGTCACGCTGCAATTCGGCTACGGCGGCTACTCCGACTACATGCTCTATAACGCCGGCCCCGGCACCTTCAACGTACGCCTCCAGCGCAGCGTAACCGCCAGCCGGGATATTGATCGGTAG
- a CDS encoding 5-methylcytosine restriction system specificity protein McrC → MIPIQNLYYLLCYAWNRLPERDELLATEAEPFHRPLELLAHVLLVGTRRLLRQGLAVAYAERTEELPELRGRVQLAPSLARNLLPQGRAVCRFDELGPDTPFNRLLLGTLQQLSRTRSLPAPLRQELRTVQRRFPAMVVPEPLSSATLRAVRRLRPTGPASFLLNVCELIYASALPTPDAEGPARFRDFRRDEALMARLFEQFVRNFYRLEQRRFRVLSETIRWQATAEQDASLDLLPAMITDTTLESPARKIILDTKYYTAALRPRYNQQKLLAPHLYQLYAYLQNQPAAPGQLLEGILLYPAATHTADLRYTLGGHPVRIVTLDLNQPWQQIAADLLGLVA, encoded by the coding sequence GTGATACCCATTCAGAACCTGTATTACCTGCTGTGCTACGCCTGGAACCGGCTGCCGGAGCGCGACGAACTGCTGGCGACGGAAGCCGAGCCGTTTCACCGGCCGCTGGAGCTGCTGGCTCATGTGCTGCTGGTGGGCACGCGCCGGCTGCTGCGGCAGGGACTAGCCGTAGCCTACGCCGAGCGCACCGAGGAGCTGCCGGAGCTGCGGGGCCGGGTGCAGCTGGCGCCTAGCCTCGCGCGCAACCTGCTGCCCCAAGGCCGAGCCGTGTGCCGATTTGATGAGCTGGGTCCCGATACGCCTTTCAACCGCCTGCTGCTGGGCACGCTGCAGCAGCTGAGCCGCACGCGCAGCTTGCCTGCCCCGCTGCGGCAAGAGCTGCGGACGGTACAGCGGCGCTTCCCGGCCATGGTGGTGCCCGAGCCGCTTAGCAGTGCCACGCTCCGGGCGGTGCGTCGGCTGCGGCCCACGGGGCCGGCGAGTTTTCTGCTGAACGTGTGTGAGCTAATCTACGCCAGCGCCCTGCCTACGCCCGATGCTGAGGGCCCGGCCCGCTTCCGCGACTTCCGCCGCGACGAAGCCCTGATGGCGCGGCTGTTTGAGCAGTTCGTGCGCAACTTCTACCGCCTGGAGCAGCGCCGGTTTCGGGTGCTGTCGGAAACCATCCGCTGGCAGGCCACGGCCGAGCAGGATGCCAGCCTGGACCTGCTGCCGGCCATGATAACCGACACTACTCTGGAAAGCCCGGCGCGCAAAATCATCCTCGACACGAAGTATTACACCGCCGCCCTGCGCCCCCGCTACAATCAGCAGAAGCTGCTGGCTCCTCACCTCTACCAACTCTACGCCTACCTCCAAAACCAGCCCGCCGCGCCCGGCCAGCTTCTCGAAGGCATCCTGCTCTACCCCGCCGCCACCCACACCGCCGACCTGCGCTACACCCTCGGCGGCCACCCCGTGCGCATCGTCACGCTGGACCTGAATCAGCCCTGGCAACAGATTGCCGCGGATTTGCTGGGGCTAGTGGCGTAG
- a CDS encoding bacteriorhodopsin-like, whose protein sequence is MPQSLLLEVPTAATPMQPYYLALENDLVAGTFFFSMFALLGGAAFFFLERRNVPWRWHANMTLAGIICLIAGANYYYMQGMYLNTGMGPTRFRYVDWLFTVPLMCTQFYLLLRPAGAQPGSLWRLVLAGLWMIGFGYFGETSNAYWSILWGSVSTLGYLVIIYEIWFGPLARVADRSSNEDVVRAFTYLGYFVLIGWAIYPLGYMTIPFNVFEALNLNRNLVYNFGDVINKLGFGIVIYTMARRASRTIKRQKQHLRQELKTTLVQS, encoded by the coding sequence ATGCCGCAATCCTTACTTCTGGAAGTGCCCACAGCAGCTACTCCCATGCAGCCGTACTACCTGGCTTTGGAGAATGACTTGGTGGCGGGCACGTTCTTCTTCAGCATGTTTGCCTTGCTGGGAGGAGCTGCCTTCTTCTTTCTGGAACGCCGGAATGTGCCCTGGCGCTGGCACGCCAACATGACGCTGGCGGGGATTATCTGTCTGATTGCCGGCGCCAACTACTACTACATGCAGGGCATGTACCTCAACACCGGCATGGGCCCCACCCGCTTCCGGTACGTGGATTGGCTGTTTACTGTGCCGCTCATGTGCACGCAGTTTTACCTGCTGCTCCGGCCCGCCGGAGCCCAGCCGGGGTCGTTGTGGCGGCTAGTACTGGCTGGCCTCTGGATGATTGGCTTCGGCTACTTCGGCGAAACGTCCAATGCCTACTGGTCTATTCTGTGGGGAAGCGTGTCGACGCTGGGATACCTGGTTATCATCTACGAAATCTGGTTTGGTCCCCTGGCCCGCGTAGCCGACCGGTCGTCGAACGAAGACGTGGTGCGGGCATTCACCTACCTGGGCTATTTCGTGCTGATCGGGTGGGCCATTTATCCGCTCGGCTACATGACTATTCCTTTTAATGTGTTTGAAGCCCTGAACCTCAACCGGAATCTGGTTTACAACTTCGGCGACGTCATCAACAAGCTGGGCTTTGGCATCGTCATCTACACCATGGCCCGCCGGGCCAGCCGCACCATAAAGCGGCAGAAGCAGCACCTGCGGCAAGAACTGAAAACTACCCTTGTACAATCATAA
- a CDS encoding TldD/PmbA family protein: MKRRDFVGLTGLAAGALWLPSVPGFGGTSVEAARLLEPGPDPAVKKRLADAALNAAKAAGATYADVRIGRYLNQSIFTREKQVQNIANGESYGAGVRVIANGTWGFAATNTVTEAGMAKAAQLAVQIAKANSKVQKEPVKLAAQKGFGEVQWKTPIQQNSFEVPIKDKVDLLLAANAKALDNGASFVNSALFQVNEQKYFASTDGSYIDQDVHRIWPTFGVTAIDRASGKFRSREALSSPMGMGYEYMVPKAQDKIAGPAGTGLVGYKYSYDMLEDAALAAKQAKEKLTAKSVTAGKYDLVLDPNHLGLTIHESVGHPLELDRVLGYEANYAGTSFATLDWKAKGQPYGSKLVNIVADKLQPGSLGAVGFDDEGVKTKEWNLIQEGKLVNYQKIRDQAHIMNQPESDGCCYADSWSSVQFQRMPNVSLKPGTEKLSVDQMISAVDKGIYIAGRGSFSIDQQRYNSQFGGTVFYAIDKGKISGMLEDVAYQTNTIEFWNSCAAICDQSDYRLFGSFFDGKGQPSQVSAVSHGSSTTRFNAVNVINTARKIG, encoded by the coding sequence TTGAAAAGACGTGACTTTGTGGGCCTGACGGGCCTGGCGGCCGGGGCTCTGTGGCTGCCATCGGTGCCCGGCTTTGGCGGTACCTCGGTGGAGGCGGCCCGCCTGCTGGAGCCTGGCCCGGACCCCGCCGTGAAAAAACGCCTGGCCGACGCGGCTCTGAACGCGGCCAAAGCCGCCGGCGCTACCTACGCCGACGTGCGCATCGGGCGCTACCTGAACCAGAGCATTTTTACCCGCGAAAAGCAGGTGCAGAACATTGCCAACGGGGAAAGCTACGGCGCTGGTGTCCGCGTCATTGCTAACGGCACCTGGGGCTTCGCGGCTACGAATACCGTGACGGAAGCCGGCATGGCCAAAGCGGCCCAGCTGGCCGTGCAGATTGCCAAAGCCAACTCCAAAGTGCAGAAAGAGCCCGTGAAGCTGGCCGCGCAGAAAGGCTTTGGTGAGGTGCAGTGGAAAACGCCGATTCAGCAGAACTCGTTTGAGGTGCCCATCAAGGACAAGGTAGACCTGCTGCTGGCCGCCAATGCCAAGGCCCTCGACAATGGCGCTTCGTTCGTCAATTCGGCCTTGTTCCAGGTGAATGAGCAGAAGTATTTCGCCTCCACCGACGGCTCTTACATCGACCAGGACGTGCACCGCATCTGGCCGACGTTCGGCGTAACGGCCATCGACCGGGCCTCGGGTAAGTTCCGCAGCCGGGAGGCGCTCAGCTCGCCCATGGGCATGGGCTACGAGTACATGGTGCCCAAAGCCCAGGACAAGATTGCTGGTCCCGCTGGCACCGGCCTGGTGGGCTACAAGTACTCCTACGACATGCTGGAAGACGCCGCCCTGGCCGCCAAGCAGGCCAAAGAAAAGCTCACGGCCAAGTCGGTAACCGCCGGCAAGTACGACTTGGTGCTCGACCCGAATCACCTCGGGCTGACCATCCACGAGTCGGTGGGGCACCCGCTGGAACTGGACCGTGTACTGGGCTACGAGGCTAACTACGCTGGTACCTCCTTCGCCACCCTCGACTGGAAAGCCAAGGGCCAGCCTTACGGCTCCAAGCTTGTGAATATTGTAGCCGACAAGCTGCAACCGGGTTCGTTGGGCGCCGTGGGCTTCGATGATGAGGGCGTGAAGACCAAGGAGTGGAACCTGATTCAGGAAGGTAAGCTGGTGAACTACCAGAAAATCCGCGACCAAGCCCACATCATGAACCAGCCCGAATCGGACGGCTGCTGCTACGCCGACTCCTGGAGCAGCGTGCAGTTTCAGCGCATGCCCAACGTGAGCCTTAAGCCCGGCACCGAGAAGCTGAGCGTAGACCAGATGATATCGGCCGTAGATAAAGGCATCTACATTGCCGGCCGCGGCTCCTTCTCCATCGACCAGCAGCGCTACAACTCCCAGTTCGGCGGCACGGTGTTCTACGCCATCGACAAGGGCAAGATTTCGGGCATGCTGGAAGACGTGGCCTACCAGACCAACACAATCGAGTTCTGGAACTCCTGCGCCGCCATCTGCGACCAGTCCGACTACCGCCTGTTCGGCTCCTTCTTCGACGGCAAAGGCCAGCCCTCCCAGGTATCGGCCGTGAGCCACGGCTCCAGCACCACGCGCTTCAACGCCGTGAACGTCATCAACACCGCCCGTAAGATTGGGTAA
- a CDS encoding TldD/PmbA family protein produces MKRRDFVGLTGLAAGALWLPPLPSFGGTEVDPLRLLEPGIDTAAKKRLADAALNAAKAAGATYADVRIGRYLNQGVFTREKQVQNILSTESQGAGIRVIANGTWGFAATNQVTEAGMAKAAQLAVQIAKANSKVQKEPVKLAPQKGYGEVSWKAPIKQNAFEVPIKDKVDLLLAANAKAMDNGASFVNSVLFQVNEQKYFASTDGSYIDQDIHRIFPTFGVTVVDRASGKFRSRSALSSPMGLGYEYLTPKAEDKVAGPQGSDVVGYKYSYDMLEDAARAAKQAKEKLTCKSVVPGKYDLVLDPHHLGLTIHESVGHPLELDRVLGYEANYAGTSFATLEWKAKGQPYGSKLVNIVADKLQPGSLGAVGYDDEGVKTKEWNLIQEGKLVDYQKIRDQAHIVGQKESDGCCYSQSWADVQFQRMPNVSLRPGTAKLSVDDMVKNVDKGIYIAGNGSFSIDQQRYNSQFGGQVFYAIEKGKITGMLEDVAYQTNTIEFWNSCAAVCDQSDYRFAGFFNDGKGQPSQSSAVSHGSSTTRFNAVNVINTARKIG; encoded by the coding sequence ATGAAAAGACGTGACTTTGTGGGCCTGACGGGCCTGGCGGCCGGGGCCCTATGGCTGCCGCCTCTACCGAGCTTCGGCGGCACCGAGGTGGACCCGCTGCGCCTGCTGGAGCCGGGCATTGATACGGCAGCCAAGAAACGCCTGGCCGACGCGGCTCTGAACGCGGCCAAAGCTGCCGGCGCCACCTACGCCGACGTGCGCATCGGGCGCTACCTGAATCAGGGCGTGTTCACCCGCGAAAAGCAGGTGCAGAACATCCTCAGCACCGAAAGCCAGGGAGCCGGCATCCGCGTCATTGCCAACGGCACTTGGGGCTTCGCGGCCACCAACCAGGTGACGGAAGCCGGCATGGCTAAGGCGGCCCAACTGGCCGTGCAAATTGCCAAGGCCAACTCCAAAGTGCAGAAGGAGCCCGTAAAGCTGGCCCCGCAGAAAGGCTACGGCGAGGTTAGCTGGAAGGCGCCCATCAAGCAAAACGCCTTCGAGGTGCCCATCAAAGACAAGGTAGACCTGCTGCTGGCGGCCAACGCCAAGGCCATGGACAACGGGGCCTCCTTCGTCAACTCGGTGCTGTTTCAGGTGAACGAGCAGAAGTATTTCGCCTCCACCGACGGCTCCTACATCGACCAGGACATCCACCGCATCTTCCCCACCTTCGGCGTGACGGTGGTAGACCGCGCTTCGGGCAAGTTCCGCAGCCGCTCGGCCCTTAGCTCGCCCATGGGCTTGGGCTACGAGTACCTCACGCCCAAGGCCGAAGACAAAGTAGCCGGCCCCCAGGGCTCCGACGTGGTAGGCTATAAATACTCCTACGACATGCTGGAAGATGCCGCCCGCGCCGCCAAACAGGCCAAGGAAAAGCTGACCTGCAAGAGCGTGGTGCCCGGCAAGTACGACCTGGTACTGGACCCTCACCACCTGGGCCTGACGATTCACGAAAGCGTAGGGCACCCGCTGGAGCTGGACCGCGTGCTGGGCTACGAAGCCAACTACGCCGGCACCTCCTTCGCCACATTGGAATGGAAGGCCAAAGGCCAGCCCTACGGCTCCAAGCTCGTCAATATTGTGGCTGATAAGCTCCAGCCCGGCTCTTTGGGTGCCGTGGGCTATGATGATGAAGGCGTGAAGACCAAAGAGTGGAACCTGATTCAGGAAGGTAAGCTGGTGGACTACCAGAAAATCCGCGACCAGGCTCACATTGTGGGGCAGAAGGAGTCGGATGGGTGTTGCTACTCCCAGTCGTGGGCCGATGTGCAGTTCCAGCGCATGCCCAACGTGAGCCTGCGGCCCGGCACGGCTAAGCTGTCGGTGGACGACATGGTGAAGAACGTGGACAAGGGCATCTACATTGCCGGCAATGGCTCGTTCTCCATCGACCAGCAGCGCTACAACTCCCAGTTCGGCGGGCAGGTGTTCTACGCCATTGAGAAAGGCAAAATCACGGGCATGCTGGAAGACGTGGCCTACCAGACTAACACGATAGAGTTCTGGAACTCCTGCGCCGCCGTCTGCGACCAATCGGACTACCGATTCGCGGGCTTCTTCAACGATGGCAAAGGCCAGCCCAGCCAAAGCTCCGCCGTGAGCCACGGCTCCAGCACCACGCGCTTCAACGCCGTGAACGTCATCAACACCGCCCGTAAGATTGGCTAA
- a CDS encoding AAA family ATPase — protein MSSPHLDPQLTREQVLRALRQIDREGGPRMPLSTVYDLVYRGRRYAPRAVAQLAYRLATGKPEATWPLAAGTPTNRVLEQLDFTIATKRPTLENSPLLDGDVAAQEAMQELYTGPNHPIAKTQKPAPSADEAAATPLVQEPAPGYELPPARPYGRAEALTELFLSEDQLDAALAALRRRRNVVLQGPPGTGKTFLARRLAWLELGATDAGRVELVQFHPSYSYEDFVQGFRPDAHGTFRLQDGVLPTLCRRAAQDPERPYFLLIDELNRGNVSRIFGELLLLLEADKRGPAHAVRLPYASPDSPPFFVPDNVYVISTMNLADRSLAPLDYALRRRFAFVGMAPEFSLRLEQFLARQGVPAALVQRLCTRLTELNRAITDDPELGSDFCIGHSYFCQPPASAADADQWLTLILEQEICPLLDDYWLDQPAKAAQHKKKLLS, from the coding sequence ATGTCTTCCCCTCACCTCGACCCCCAGCTTACCCGCGAACAGGTGCTGCGCGCCCTGCGCCAGATAGACCGTGAAGGTGGCCCCAGGATGCCGCTGAGCACCGTGTATGACCTGGTGTACCGGGGCCGGCGCTACGCCCCGCGGGCAGTAGCACAGCTGGCGTACCGCCTGGCTACGGGCAAACCGGAAGCTACGTGGCCTCTGGCGGCGGGCACGCCCACCAACCGGGTGCTGGAGCAGCTCGACTTTACCATTGCCACCAAGCGCCCCACCCTCGAAAACTCGCCTTTGCTCGACGGCGACGTGGCCGCTCAGGAGGCCATGCAGGAGCTGTACACCGGCCCCAACCACCCCATAGCCAAAACCCAGAAACCAGCGCCGTCCGCCGACGAAGCAGCCGCTACGCCCCTGGTGCAGGAACCCGCTCCAGGCTACGAGTTGCCCCCTGCGCGGCCGTACGGGCGTGCAGAGGCGTTGACGGAGTTGTTTCTGAGCGAAGACCAGCTAGATGCCGCACTAGCAGCCCTGCGCCGCCGCCGCAACGTGGTGCTGCAAGGTCCGCCGGGCACGGGCAAAACGTTTCTGGCCCGCCGCCTGGCCTGGCTGGAGCTGGGCGCCACCGATGCCGGGCGCGTGGAGCTGGTGCAGTTTCACCCGAGCTACAGCTACGAAGACTTCGTGCAGGGCTTCCGGCCCGATGCACACGGCACGTTTCGGTTGCAGGATGGTGTACTGCCCACGCTGTGCCGCCGGGCGGCCCAGGACCCGGAGCGGCCGTATTTTTTGCTGATTGACGAGCTGAACCGGGGCAATGTGTCGCGCATTTTTGGGGAGCTGCTGCTGCTGCTGGAAGCCGACAAGCGCGGCCCCGCTCACGCCGTGCGCCTGCCCTACGCCTCGCCGGACAGTCCGCCGTTTTTCGTGCCCGACAACGTGTACGTCATTAGCACGATGAACCTGGCCGACCGGAGCCTGGCGCCCCTGGATTACGCCCTGCGCCGCCGCTTTGCTTTCGTGGGCATGGCGCCGGAGTTTAGTTTGCGCCTGGAGCAGTTTCTGGCGCGGCAAGGCGTGCCCGCAGCGTTGGTGCAGCGCCTCTGCACCCGCCTGACGGAGTTGAACCGCGCCATCACCGACGACCCGGAGCTGGGTTCGGACTTCTGCATCGGCCACAGCTACTTCTGCCAGCCTCCCGCTTCGGCCGCCGACGCCGACCAGTGGCTTACGCTGATTCTGGAGCAGGAAATCTGTCCACTGCTGGATGACTACTGGCTGGACCAGCCCGCCAAAGCTGCCCAGCACAAAAAGAAGCTGCTAAGCTAA
- a CDS encoding TldD/PmbA family protein yields the protein MAILTQDEAQTILKKVLSFSTADECEATLTGETGGNVRSARNAISTSGAVDNVSLVVESRFGKRSGIATCNEFDDATLRRCVQRAEEIARLAPESPEYMPLLGPQQYVASPKAFAQSTAAITPDYRAQQIGASMKVCDERKLSSAAFLNDSAGFVAKRNSKGLEAYQQLTNLEFSITVRTPDGTGSGYATADYNDASQFDAARLTRIAADKAAGSRNAKALEPGKYTVILEPAALVANTDASLLAALMGALDARSADEGRSFLSKKGGGNRKGEKLFDERVTIYSDPTHPDIADLTFSGDGRPLQKMTWIEKGVVKNLYTSRFWAQKAGIPDIPRPGGWIMEGGTQSVQDLIKGTQRGILVTRLWYIRPVDPQTLLYTGLTRDGTFFIENGKIKHPVKNFRFNESPIIMLNNLEAIGKPVRVGGNLVPPLKIRDFTFTSLSDAV from the coding sequence ATGGCAATACTTACCCAAGACGAAGCGCAGACCATCCTCAAAAAGGTGCTCAGCTTCAGCACGGCCGACGAGTGCGAGGCCACGCTTACCGGCGAAACGGGCGGCAACGTGCGCTCAGCGCGCAACGCCATCAGCACCAGCGGCGCTGTCGATAACGTGAGCCTCGTAGTGGAGTCGCGGTTTGGCAAACGCTCGGGCATTGCGACCTGCAACGAGTTTGATGACGCCACCTTGCGGCGCTGCGTGCAGCGGGCCGAGGAAATTGCCCGCCTCGCCCCGGAAAGCCCCGAGTACATGCCCCTGCTCGGGCCCCAGCAGTACGTGGCCTCGCCCAAGGCGTTTGCCCAAAGCACCGCCGCCATCACGCCCGACTACCGCGCCCAGCAAATCGGGGCCAGTATGAAGGTGTGCGACGAGCGGAAGCTGTCGTCGGCGGCCTTCCTGAACGACTCGGCCGGGTTTGTGGCCAAGCGCAACTCTAAGGGCCTCGAAGCCTATCAGCAGCTCACCAACCTGGAGTTCAGCATCACGGTGCGCACCCCGGACGGCACCGGCTCGGGCTACGCCACCGCCGACTACAACGACGCCAGCCAGTTCGACGCCGCCCGCCTCACCCGCATTGCGGCTGATAAAGCGGCCGGCTCGCGCAACGCCAAAGCCCTGGAGCCGGGCAAGTACACGGTGATTCTGGAGCCGGCCGCTCTGGTAGCCAATACCGACGCTTCGCTGCTGGCCGCGCTGATGGGCGCCTTGGATGCCCGCTCCGCCGACGAAGGCCGCTCTTTCCTGAGCAAAAAGGGGGGCGGCAACCGCAAAGGTGAGAAGCTATTTGATGAGCGCGTGACCATCTACTCCGACCCCACTCACCCCGACATTGCCGACCTCACGTTTTCGGGCGACGGGCGGCCCTTGCAGAAGATGACCTGGATTGAGAAGGGCGTAGTGAAAAACCTCTACACCTCGCGCTTCTGGGCCCAGAAAGCCGGCATCCCGGACATTCCCCGCCCCGGCGGCTGGATTATGGAAGGCGGTACCCAGAGCGTGCAAGACCTTATCAAAGGCACCCAGCGCGGTATTCTGGTTACGCGCCTGTGGTACATCCGCCCCGTCGACCCCCAAACCCTGCTCTATACCGGCCTCACCCGCGACGGAACCTTCTTCATCGAAAACGGCAAAATCAAGCACCCGGTGAAGAACTTCCGCTTTAACGAGTCGCCCATCATCATGCTCAACAACCTGGAAGCCATTGGCAAGCCTGTACGCGTCGGTGGCAACCTGGTGCCCCCGCTGAAGATTCGGGACTTCACGTTTACCAGCCTCTCGGATGCGGTATAG